A genomic stretch from Astatotilapia calliptera chromosome 4, fAstCal1.2, whole genome shotgun sequence includes:
- the nosip gene encoding nitric oxide synthase-interacting protein has product MTRHGKNCTAGAVYTYHEKKKDTAASGYGTQSVRLGRDAVKDFDCCCLSLQPCRDPVVTPDGYLYEKQAILEYILHQKTQIAKKMKAYEKQKQAQRSSNQLESKSEERERVERFKTKENSIVSKPINPFTSGKNIGSEKDGTQSSPGELSSAATAASSSQSLPSFWIPSLTPEAKPTALKKPSKTVLCPMSGKPIKMNELITVRFTPLDPSLDRVALLTRQDRYICTVTKDVLGNSVPCAVLRPSGAVVTQECVEKLIRKDMTDPLTGDKLSEKDIIPLQRGGTGFAGSGIDLTAKEARPVMQA; this is encoded by the exons ATGACTCGCCATGGAAAGAACTGCACAGCTGGAGCTGTCTACACATACCACGAGAAGAAGAAGGATACAG CGGCCTCTGGTTACGGGACGCAAAGTGTTCGACTTGGCAGAGATGCAGTCAAAGACTTTGACTGCTGCTGCCTGTCCCTGCAGCCCTGTCGGGATCCTGTTGTCAC TCCAGATGGATACCTCTATGAAAAACAGGCCATTCTTGAATATATTCTTCACCAAAAGACACAGATTGCCAAAAAGATGAAA GCGTACGAGAAACAGAAGCAGGCGCAGAGGAGCAGCAACCAACTTGAGTCCAAGTCagaagagcgagagagagtgGAGAGGTTTAAAACAAAGGAGAACAGCATTGTATCTAAACCTATCAACCCCTTCACATCTG gtaAGAACATTGGAAGTGAGAAGGACGGGACACAGAGCAGCCCTGGAGAATTATCCAGTGCTGCCACAGCTGCAAGTTCCAGCCAGAGCCTGCCCAGTTTTTGGATTCCCTCACTGACACCAGAGGCCAAGCCCACTGCTCTCAAGAAACCA AGCAAGACTGTGTTATGTCCAATGTCTGGAAAACCCATTAAGATGAATGAGCTTATCACAGTGCGTTTCACCCCCTTGGACCCAAGTCTGGATCGAGTTGCCCTGCTCACCCGCCAG GACAGGTACATATGTACAGTGACCAAAGACGTCTTGGGCAACAGTGTTCCCTGTGCTGTTCTTCGACCATC GGGCGCTGTGGTGACGCAGGAGTGTGTGGAGAAGTTGATCAGAAAGGACATGACTGATCCTCTGACGGGAGACAAACTTTCTGAAAAAGACATTATTCCACTGCAGAGG GGTGGAACCGGCTTTGCAGGTTCTGGGATTGACCTCACGGCCAAAGAGGCTCGTCCAGTGATGCAAGCGTGA